Proteins co-encoded in one Megalops cyprinoides isolate fMegCyp1 chromosome 1, fMegCyp1.pri, whole genome shotgun sequence genomic window:
- the LOC118773866 gene encoding mitochondrial pyruvate carrier 1: protein MAGTLARKAVDHLRSKEFRDYLMSTHFWGPVANWGLPIAALSDMKKSPEIISGRMTFALTCYSLLFMRFAYKVQPRNWLLFACHLTNETAQLIQGGRLIKYKMEKKQA, encoded by the exons ATGGCAGGCACTTTGGCTCGCAAAGCTGTTGACCATCTCCGAAGCAAGGAATTCAGGGACTATTTGATGAG CACG catttctggGGACCAGTAGCAAACTGGGGGCTTCCTATTGCAGCTCTCAGTGACATGAAGAAAAGCCCAGAAATCATCAGTGGGAGAATGACTTTTG CTCTCACCTGCTATTCACTCTTATTTATGAGGTTTGCATATAAAGTTCAGCCAAGGAACTGGCTCCTTTTTGCCTGCCACCTGACTAATGAAACTGCACAGCTCATACAAGGAGGAAGACTGATTAAGTACAA